The Streptomyces sp. RKND-216 genomic sequence GACCCGGCGACCGGCCGCACCTACGACGGGGTGAACGCCGACGGCACGGTGAACCGCAACTCCGGTGCCGAGTCGACCATCCACGGACTGCTGACGATGCTCGCCCTGGACGACGCCCCGGGCGTGCGCGACGGCGCCCGGATCGCCCGGGTGACGGCGCGGGAGACGGGACGGACGGTCGAGGCCGAGGACGCCCGTCCCGGCGACGGCGCCCGGGTCGTGACGCCCGAGTCCGCCTGGACCGGCGAGAGCCAGTGGAGCGGCGGCGCCTACGTGGCCCTGGCCGACGGCGGGCGACTGCGCGTCGGCGCGGGCGAAGCCGGCGGGCAGGACCGGCTCGTGCTCCCCGTCGCTCACCGGTCGGAGAACCGCACGGGTGTCAACACGCGCTGGCGCGACGGCGACGGGCGGACGCTGGGCACGGTGCGGCACGACGGCGCCGGAGCGCAGGGCGTCACCGCCGCACCGGGAGCCCTGGAGATGGTCACCCTGCCCCGCGTACTGGCCGACGGCGAGGCGGAGTTGACGGTCACAGCGCGCAGCATGGGCGGCGCGCAGGCACGGATCGACGCGGTCGTGCTGCAACCGCTGGTCGAGCACGTGGTGACGGCGAGCGAGAACGGCCGGCACGGCCGCGCCCTGCTGCGCAGCTTCGCCGCCGACCGCCGCACGGTGACCCTCGCCGTGCCCGGCGACGGCCCGGCGACCGTGCGCGTCCACGACGCGTCCGGCCGTCTCGTGGACCGGTCGCACACCCGGCCCGGTACGGACGTGAGGGTGACCGTGGCTCCCGGCGGTTTCACGGTCGTGACGCGCTGAGCAGCACGGGTTCGCGGTCCAGGGCGAGGCCGAAGTGGTCGCGGTAGGCGGCCAGCACCTCGTCCTGGTCCGCGAGTTCGCGTTCCTCCCGGCGGCCGTCGGGCGCGCTGAGGACCAGGTTCCGGCCGCTGAGGGTGGCCCGTCCGCCCTCCTCTGTGAGCCGGGAGCAGACCAGGGAGCGGGTGAAGTGCGACCGCGGCGAGGTCCGGTTGTACCAGCAGCCGACCTCGAAGTCCCGGAGCTCGCGGGCCCGTTGCTCCAGCCGGTACTGCGGGCTGCCGTCCTGGAGCACGTCCAGGTCGCCTTCGGCGGCCGGGACCAGCCGGAACGTCCCGCCGGGGTCGTGCTGGTCACCGGTCCCGGCCAGGTCGAGCGGGTGGTGGCTGTGCTTGCCGAACCCGACGTCGGCCAGCCACGCCGATCCGTCGGCGGCCTCGACGCGCAGCGCCAGGTGGTCGTACGGGATGCCGGGGCGCCCGTCGGAGAACACCCGCGCGGCGAGCCGGGTCACCCGGTAGCCGAGGGCGTCCAGCAGCGCGGCGAAGGCCCCGTTGAGCTCGTAGCAGAAGCCGCCCCGCCGACCACCGACGATCTTGTCCACCAGCGCCTCGTCGGCGAGGACGATGTCCTCACCCAGGTGGATCGACAGGTTCTCGAAGGGGACGGAGGTCAGGTGACGGCGGTGCAGGTCCCGCAGTGCTTCCGCCGTCGCGCCCTCCGGGCGCTCGGCTCCGATCCGCTGCAGGTACGCCGCCACCGCCGCATTGTCCATCCATCCAGTATCCCCGCTCAACGCGGACGCCGGACGCCGGACCCGGACCCGGGGCAGTCCCGGCGTTCCGGCGTCCGGCGGGAGCGCGCCGCGGTGAGCGTGCTACCAGCCCAGCCGGGCGACGCGGCCGTCCTCGCCGGACGCCCAGCAGGCGAGGTCGGCGGTGCAGTCGACCGTGTCGAACGAGCCGTCGTCGACGGTGTGCCAGGTGCGGCCGCCGGTCAGGGTGAGGTCGGTGCCGGTGGGACCGACGGCCAGCGCGAGGTGACGGGAGTACGGCAGCCACGCGGCGCCGGAACGGTACTCGGGCACCGGACGGTCGCTGACCCGCCAGGTGGCGCCGCCGTCGACGCTGACGGCGGAGGCGTTCGGCGACTGCTCGCCCGGCTCGTAGTCGCCGCCCACCGCGATGCCGTGCCGCCGGTCGCGGAAGGCGAGGGCGAAGACGCCCCGGGCCGGTTCGCCGGCCGGGATCGCGGCGTCGGAGACGGTCCAGGTGCGGCCGCGGTCGGCGGAGTGGTAGATCCGGGCCTTCTCCGCGCCTCCGCCGGCCATCCACACGTCGCGGGTGCCGTGACCGACCAGGCACTGGCCGCTGGCGGCGAAGTTGTACTCGTCGGTCTGCGCTGGCGGCATGCCGTCGTCGGGGAGCACCTCCCAGCTCCGGCCGCCGTCGTGGGTGGACAGGATGCGGAAACGGCCGTCGACGGGATCACTCACGGCCAGTCCGTGTCGCCGGTCGAAGAAGGTCATGCAGTTGTAGAACGCCGTTGGCGTGTCGTTGCGGAAGGTCTCCGTCCATGTGGCGCCGCCGTCGTCGGTGCGGAAGACCCGGGAGTCCTCTCCCGCCCCGATCGCCAGCACCACGGCGCTGCGCGCGCCGAAGGCCTCCACGTCGCGGAACTCCAGTTCCTGCCCGGGCGGAGAGACGTCCTGCCAGCCGCGGCCGCCGTCCGTGGTGCGCAGCACCGTGCCGCCGCTGCCCGCCACCCAGGCGGTACGGCGGTCGACCGCGTCCAGGCCGCGGAAGCGGGAATCGGTACCGGTGTCCTTCAACGACCAGACGGAGCCCGAATCCGCGCCGCCCAACAGCCTCGCGACGTCGCCGCGCGCCTCGCGTGCGCCCCGCTCGCCCGCGGTGGCCGCGCCCGTGCCGAGCAGCGCGACCGTCACCGCCCCGCACACCGCGGCCGACACCGTACGCCTCAGCTTGCCCATGCCTGTCATGGGCACGGAACCTAGCCCACGCGGTGGCACCGCGCCAGCGTCCCGTCCGGACGGTTCCCGGGCGGGGAGGGACCTCACCTCAGGCGCCGGCCAGGGCCCGCTCGGCGAGGATGATGGTGACGAATCCGGACGCCAGAACGGCCGTGGCGACGCGGGTGCGGCCGCGGCGGCTGAGCACGATCGCGGTGCCGGAGAGTATGAGGGCGACGCCGTAGCCGCCGACGGTCAGCAGGGACGGGGCGCTGCCGAGGCGCAGCACCAGCGCCACGGCGACGACGCACATCACCACACCCGACACCACCGCGCGCACCCTGCGCGCCTGACGCGGCGTCATTCCCGTGCGCGGTTCCGGGGCTTCGGCCTCGTCCTCGTCGCCTTCCGCAACGCCCCCGTCGAGCTCGCGGTCCCCGTCGGACGCGTCGCCCGGCCCGTCCTGGGATGCGGTGCCGGGGGGCGCCGGCGGGCTCTTCGTGGTCAGCGAGACGGGCGGCGCGGCGCCGGCACCCGCGGGCTCCCCGCCAGTACGGTCCTCACCCCGGCGCTCCTCCGAGCCGTCCACCTGGTCGTCCCCGTGCGCGGCCATCGCCGAACCTCACCTTCCCCTTCCCCCGGCCCCCTGCGGTGGCCCGGGAAGGGGAGGTTACCCGCACGGATGATCGCCCGCCCGGCCGCCCCGGCGAGTGCGGCACGGGAGTGGTGCGCGCCGGCCGGTATCGCCGGCAGCACCGCGACCTCGGCGGCCAGTCCCCGCGCGGCGATCACCCGGCGGAGGGAGGCGAGCAGGGTGTCGTCGCCGACGAACGCGGCGACGGCCGCGGCGTCGTCCGGGCGCCCGCCGCCCCGCGGCGAACGACTCCCGCCGCCGGGCGGGCGCCCGAGGTAGCGGACGGCGACGGGCTGCACCGGGACCCCGGCGTCCAGGGCCGCCTGAAAGACGGCGTTCCGGTACCGGCCTCCCCGGCCGCGGCCGCACCACGTGCCGCCCTCGGGAAAGGCCACCACGGTGGACCCCGCGCGCAGGAGCCGCGCCAGTGCGGCGATCGTGCCGGGCAGCGCCCGCAGACGTGCCCGGTCAACGAACACCGTGCCGCCCCAGGCGGCCAGCCGGCCGAGCACCGGGTAGCCCGCGATCTCCGCCTTGGCCAGCATCCGCCCGGGCCGTACGGCCGCGAGCAGCACGACGTCCAGCCATGAGATGTGGTTCGCGACCACCAGCACCGGCCCGGCTGGGGGCGGGACGGCGGACGGCCGCAGGTGGACGCCGAGGGCGCGCAGCAGGGTCCGGGCCCAGAGGCGGGCGACGGCCGGTGCCACGGGCCGCCCGCGGACCGCGGGGGCGCAGACGAGACCGGCGGCGAGGACGGCGGCCAGCGCGCCCCACCGGGCCAGGCGCCGGGCCGTGCCGACGACGGGCGCGGCGGCGGGCAGGCAGCGGGCGGTGGTGCACGCCGGCACGGGCAGCCAAGGGTGCGGCCCGGCGCGGGTGCCACTCCCCCGGCAGCCGTACCCGCCCGCGCCGGTCACGCCCGCGCCGGTCACGCGGGGACCAGGGAGAGGAAGCGCCGCAGGTAGCGGGGGTTGATGCGGCGCACGTCGAGCAGCACGTACAGGTCGGCCACGCCGAACGCGGAGTCGTGCGCGGGCGGGCCGCACACCTGGGCGCCGAGTCGCAGGTAGCCCCGGAGCAGCGGCGGCAGCCGGTGCGCCGCGACGGAGGCCGTGTCGTGGTTCCGCGGCGGCAGCCACGGCAGGTGTGGGCGCACGCGGTACGTCTCGGGAGCGAGGTGGCGTGCGGCGACGGTGCGCCAGACGGCGGCGGCCTCCGCGCCGCCGTCGGCGAGCGGCAGCGAGCAGCAGCCGGCCAGCCAGTCGAGTCCGCGGTCGGTGAGGTAGCGGGCGATGCCGGCCCACATCAGGGAGATCACACCGCCGTCGCGGTGGCCGGGGTGCACGCAGGAGCGGCCCACTTCGACCAGGTCCGGCCGCAGGCCCGCGTGCGCGGAGAGGTCGAACTCGGTCTCGGCGTAGAGGCGTCCCGCGATCCGGGCGCGTTCGGGCGGCAGCAGCCGGTAGGTGCCGACGGCTTCCCCGGTGAGGGTGTCGTTCACCAGCAGATGGTCGCAGTAGGCGTCGAACGGGTCGATGTCGAGGCCCGGTTCCGGGCCGGTCAGCCGGGCCCCCAGCTCACCGGCGAAGACGTCGTGGCGCAGGCGCTGCGCGGCGCGTACCTGCGCCTCGTCCCGGGCCAGGGAGACGGTGTAGCGGGTGGGTGCGGCGGAGGGCTGGGGCTGAACGGTGGTGGTCATGCCCCCGTTGATGCCGGACCGGTCTGGATTCGACGTGACAGGACAGGGGACCCGGGGTGTGGGCCCCCTGAACTCCCCCGCCGGCCGCTTCCCCGGTGACCGGAGGGGGAAGACGCGAGGGCGGCGCGGGAACGCTCCGGCCGCGCGCCGCGCTCGACTTCGTGCCCGTCGGGGCAGAGGATCGGGGGCACGGGACGTCGCGGCGCCTGCCGCGCCCCGTAGACGGACGGATGAGACGGAAGGACTGATCGTGGCCACCACGCGCACCGCGCACACCGTATGGAACGGCGCTCTGCAGGACGGCGAGGGAACCGTCACCTTCGACTCGTCCGGCATCGGTTCGCAGCCGGTCTCCTGGCCGTCACGTGCGGAGGAGCCGAACGGGAGGACCAGCCCGGAGGAGCTGATCGCGGCCGCCCACTCGAGCTGCTTCTCGATGGCGCTGTCCGCCGGTCTGGGCAAGGCGGGCACGCCGCCCACCCGCCTCACCACGCAGGCCGAGGTGACCCTGCAGCCGGGCACCGGCATCACCGGCGTCCACCTGACCGTCGAGGGCGAGGTGCCGGGCATCGACGAGAGCGCCTTCGTATCGGCGGCCGAGGACGCCAAGAAGAACTGCCCGGTCAGCCAGGCGCTGACGGGGACCGAGATCACCCTGTCGGCCAAGCTGGCCTGACGGCCGGCGCACCACCGGAGGTTCCCCGTGCCGGAGCTGCCCGAGGTCGAGGCGCTGCGCGGTTTTCTGGTCGAACGGCTCGCGGGCCGCACGGTCGACCGCGTGCTGCCGGTGGCGGTGAGCGTACTGAAGACGTACGACCCGCCGCCGGCGGCGCTGCACGGCCGTACCTTCTCCGGGGCCGGGCGGCACGGCAAGTTCCTCGACCTGGCCTGGTCGGGGGACGGCGGCGCGCTCCATCTGGTGGTGCACCTGGCAAGGGCGGGGTGGCTGCGGTGGCAGGACGGACTGCCGGCCGCACCGCCCCGCCCCGGGCGGGGGCCGCTGGCGCTGCGCCTGGCGCTGGCCGACGATCCGGCGACGGGCGCCGGGGGCGACGGGTTCGACCTGACCGAGGCCGGCACCCGGAAGGGTCTCGCGGTCCACCTGGTGCGGGATCCGCAGGAGGTACCGGGCGTCGCCCGGCTGGGACCCGATCCGCTCGGCGACGGCTTCACCCGGGAGGCGTTCGGCGCACTGCTGTGCGGTGAACGGCGTCAGGCCAAGGGGCTGTTGCGGGATCAGAGCACGATCGCCGGCATCGGGAACGCGTACTCGGACGAGATCCTGCACGTGGCGCGGATGTCGCCGTTCCGCCTCGCCGCCGATCTCACCGAGGAGGAGACGGACCGGCTCTACGACGCCGTCGTCGGCACGCTGCGGGACGCGGTGGAGCGGTCCCGGGGACTGGCGGCCGGCGACCTGAAGGCGGAGAAGAAGACCGGCATGCGGGTACACGGCCGTACTGGGCTGCCCTGCCCGGTGTGCGGCGACACGGTGCGGGAAGTGGCGTTCAGCGACTCCTCACTCCAGTACTGCTCCACCTGCCAGACGGGAGGCCGGCCGCTGGCGGACCGGCGCATGTCCCGGCTGCTGAAGTGAGCCTGCGGCTCCGCCGCGACACCTCGGCCGGGCCCTCGCAGCTTCTGCGCCCTCGCAGCCTCTCCGCCCGCTACGGCCGGGGGATGTTGCGCAGGTTGGCGCGGGCGAGGTTCAGCATGTCGCCGACGCCGCCCTCCAGCACGGTCCGCCCGGCGGCCAGGGCGAAGCCGCGCACCTGCTGCAGGCTGACGTGTGACGGCACGGACAGCGCGTTGGGATCGGTGACCAGCTCGACCAGGGCGGGGCCCGGCGTGGCGAAGGCCTCGCGGAGCGCGTCGGCCACGCCGGTGGGCTGCTCGACGCGCCAGGCGGGGATTCCGGCGGTCTCCGCCAGGGCGCCGTGGTCGACGGCGGGGCTGTCGGTGCCGTAGGCGGGAAAACCGTCGACCATCATCTCCAGCCGGACCATGCCGAGCGACGCGTTGTTGAAGACCACGATCTTCACCGGCAGGTCGTACTGCCGCACCGTCAGCAGCTCGCCGAGCAGCATGGCCAGTCCGCCGTCCCCGCAGAGGGCGACCACCTGCCGTGCGGGGTCGGCGCACGCCGCGCCGACGGCGTGCGGGAGGGCGTTGGCCATGCTGCCGTGCGAGAACGAACCGAGAACGCGCCGACGGCCGTTGGGCGTGAGGTACCGGGCCGCCCACACGTTGTTCATGCCGGTGTCGACGGTGAACACCGCGTCGTCGGCCGCGAGGCGGTCCAGGACACTGGCGGCATACTCGGGGTGGATCGGCACGTGGTGGTCGACGTTGCGCGTGTACGCGTCGACCGCCGTGGTCAGGGCCCGTTCGTGGCGGCGCAGCATCGACCCCAGGAACCGCCCGTCGGCGGACGGACGCAGCAGGGGCAGCACGGCCTCCAGGGTGGCGGCGACGTCCCCGTGCACGGCCAGCCGCAGCGGGGTCCGGCGGCCCAGGCGCCGCGCGTCGTGGTCGATCTGCACGGTGTTCGCCTGCGGCAGGAACGCGTCGTAGGGGAAGTCCGTGCCCAGCATCACGAGCAGGTCGGCCTCGTGCACGGCGTCGTGGCAGGCGCCGTAGCCGAGCAGACCGATCATGCCGACGTCGTACGGATTGTCGTACTGCACCCACTCCTTGCCGCGCAGTGTGTGCCCCACGGGCGCGTGGAGCGTCTCCGCCAGCCGCATCACCTGCCCGTGGGCGCCACGAACCCCGGCTCCGCAGAAGAGGGCGACCTTCCGCGACGCGTTGAGCACCTCGGCCAGCTCCTCCACGGCGTGCGGCGCCGGGACGACGGTGCCGCACGCCGGGGTGGGCGCGCTCTGCCCGGTGGGCAGCGGGGCGGGCTTCGCCGCGACGTCTCCGGGCAGCACCAGCACCGACACCGTGGAGCCGCCCAGCGCGTGCTGGGCGGCGATGCGCGCCAGGCGGGGCATCTGCTCCGGCTGGGAGAGCAGCTCGCACCAGTCGGCGGCCTCGCCGAAGAGCTGCTCGGGGTGGGTCTCCTGGAAGAAGCCGGTGCCGATCTGCACGGCCGGGATGTGGGAGGCGACGGCGAGCACGGGGGCGGCACTGCGGCGGGCGTCGTACAGGCCCTGGACGAGGTGGGTGTTGCCCGGGCCGCAGGAACCGGCGCACACCGCCAGCCGGCCGGTCACCTGCGCCTCAGCGGCTGCGGCGAAGGCCCCGGCCTCCTCGTTGCGCACGTGCACCCATTCCAGTGCACCGTCCGAGCGGCGGATGGCGTCGACGAGCGGGTTGAGGCTGTCGCCGACGATTCCGTAGACCCTGCGGGCACCCGACTGGATCAGCACCTGGATGAGCTGGTCGGCAACGGTGGCGGCGGCCATGGCATCCCCTTCGCTGGGCGGTCCCGGGCTCGAGCGTAGGGGCGGCTGCCGGGAGACGCGCGCTGTGCCGGGACGGCGGCCGCGCCCCGCCCCCGTGGACAGCGCGCGCCCGGCGTCCGATCATGGGAAGGGCTTGTGCACGGGCCCTTGCCGGCCCTTTCCCGTGATGCGGAGGGACGAGCGATGGACTGGTGGCTCTGGGTGGTCCTGATCGCGGTGGTCGCGGCCGTCGTCGCCGGCTCCCTGCTGTGGGTGCAGGCTCGGAGGCGGCAGGGCGGCGTGATCGCGACCGGGCGCGGCCGCGGCGGCCGGAGGGGTCCGAGGTGAACGCCCTGCTGCTCGCCGGCGAGCTGACGCAGCGGCCGGTGGTGACCCTGGGCGGCGAGGCGGTGGCGCAGATCAAGGACACCGTGTTCGACCGCGCGGCGGGCGTGGTCGCCGGTTTCACGCTCAGCGGGCGCGGTCTGTTCTCCGGCCCCAAGCGGAGGAGCCTGCCGTGGTCCGGCGTCCACGCCCTGGGCCGGGACGCGGTGATGATCCGGGACGAAGACGTGTTCGAGAGCCGGGGCGACGTCGTGGCGCGGGCGGAGGCCCGGGGCGGGGACGTGCTGGGCGCGCGCGTGCTGACCGACGACGGCACCGATCTGGGCGAGGTCGTTGACGTGGTCCTTGAGACGGGTGCCGGGGTCGCGAAGGCGGTGGGGTACGAGATCGCCTCGACAGCGGCGCTGGGGCGCCAGGAGCGCCGCGTCTACCTGTCGCTGCCCGACACGCTCGCCGTCTCCGGCGAGTCGCTGGTGGTGCCGGCCGTCGCGGCCGAGTTCGTCGCCGAGGACCTGCCGGGTTTCGCCGAGACGGTCCGGGCCTTCCGTGAACGGCTCCGGAAGGGAGCACCGTGATGCTGCTGACGCTGGCGCTGGGCCGGAAGGTGGTGTGCGTCGACGACGCGTCGACGCTGGGCACGGTGTCCGGCTTCGTGGTGCGCCCGGACGAACCGAGGCTCGCCGCGCTGCGGCTGCGGCGCCCCGGAGGGCGTGGCGCGGTGCTGCCGTGGGCGCGCGTGCGGGCGGTGGGCGCCGACGCCGTGATGGCGGTGGCCGCCCCCGCGGACGCCGCGGAGGGCACGGAGAAGGCCGAGGGGCCCGCGCTGAGCAAGCACGCCGTCAAGCACGGCGAGGTGCTCGGGAAACGGGTGCTGACCGACCGGGGCGAGGAGGTGGGCGAGGCGACCGACGCCGAGTTCGACCCGGAGTCCGGCGCGCTGCTCACCGTCCTGGTCGGCGAACAGACGCTGGACGCGGGCCGGATGACGGGGCTGGGTTCGTACGCGCTGGTGCTGCGCGCGGCCGGGACATCGCCGGACGCGGACACTGGGGTGGCAGGCGCCGGGGAGGGGTGACGGGGGTATGCGCGGACGGCGGGTCGCGGCGCCGGGCGCGCCGCGGGCGGCACGGGCCGACTACTGGGGGCCGGTCCTGGAGTGCCCGGACCCGCACGCCCTGGCCCGCTTCTACGCCGAACTTCTCGGCTGGGAACTGGCCAAGGAGGACACGGACGGCGCGGCGCTGATCCCGCCGGACGGGGTCGCCTATCTCGGCTTCCAGCACGCCCCGGGGTATGTGCGGCCCGTCTGGCCGGCGCGGGAGGGCGAGCCGCACATCACGATGCACCTCGACTTCGAGGTGTCCGACCTCGGCGCGGCCGTGGCCCACGCACTCGCGCTCGGCGCCGAACCGGCCTTCCACCAGCCCCAGCCGAACGTGCGGGTCCT encodes the following:
- a CDS encoding lysophospholipid acyltransferase family protein codes for the protein MPACTTARCLPAAAPVVGTARRLARWGALAAVLAAGLVCAPAVRGRPVAPAVARLWARTLLRALGVHLRPSAVPPPAGPVLVVANHISWLDVVLLAAVRPGRMLAKAEIAGYPVLGRLAAWGGTVFVDRARLRALPGTIAALARLLRAGSTVVAFPEGGTWCGRGRGGRYRNAVFQAALDAGVPVQPVAVRYLGRPPGGGSRSPRGGGRPDDAAAVAAFVGDDTLLASLRRVIAARGLAAEVAVLPAIPAGAHHSRAALAGAAGRAIIRAGNLPFPGHRRGPGEGEGEVRRWPRTGTTRWTARRSAGVRTVLAGSPRVPAPRRPSR
- a CDS encoding oxidoreductase, translating into MTGMGKLRRTVSAAVCGAVTVALLGTGAATAGERGAREARGDVARLLGGADSGSVWSLKDTGTDSRFRGLDAVDRRTAWVAGSGGTVLRTTDGGRGWQDVSPPGQELEFRDVEAFGARSAVVLAIGAGEDSRVFRTDDGGATWTETFRNDTPTAFYNCMTFFDRRHGLAVSDPVDGRFRILSTHDGGRSWEVLPDDGMPPAQTDEYNFAASGQCLVGHGTRDVWMAGGGAEKARIYHSADRGRTWTVSDAAIPAGEPARGVFALAFRDRRHGIAVGGDYEPGEQSPNASAVSVDGGATWRVSDRPVPEYRSGAAWLPYSRHLALAVGPTGTDLTLTGGRTWHTVDDGSFDTVDCTADLACWASGEDGRVARLGW
- a CDS encoding VOC family protein codes for the protein MRGRRVAAPGAPRAARADYWGPVLECPDPHALARFYAELLGWELAKEDTDGAALIPPDGVAYLGFQHAPGYVRPVWPAREGEPHITMHLDFEVSDLGAAVAHALALGAEPAFHQPQPNVRVLLDPAGHPFCLYVDV
- a CDS encoding GNAT family N-acyltransferase: MTTTVQPQPSAAPTRYTVSLARDEAQVRAAQRLRHDVFAGELGARLTGPEPGLDIDPFDAYCDHLLVNDTLTGEAVGTYRLLPPERARIAGRLYAETEFDLSAHAGLRPDLVEVGRSCVHPGHRDGGVISLMWAGIARYLTDRGLDWLAGCCSLPLADGGAEAAAVWRTVAARHLAPETYRVRPHLPWLPPRNHDTASVAAHRLPPLLRGYLRLGAQVCGPPAHDSAFGVADLYVLLDVRRINPRYLRRFLSLVPA
- a CDS encoding arylamine N-acetyltransferase, yielding MDNAAVAAYLQRIGAERPEGATAEALRDLHRRHLTSVPFENLSIHLGEDIVLADEALVDKIVGGRRGGFCYELNGAFAALLDALGYRVTRLAARVFSDGRPGIPYDHLALRVEAADGSAWLADVGFGKHSHHPLDLAGTGDQHDPGGTFRLVPAAEGDLDVLQDGSPQYRLEQRARELRDFEVGCWYNRTSPRSHFTRSLVCSRLTEEGGRATLSGRNLVLSAPDGRREERELADQDEVLAAYRDHFGLALDREPVLLSASRP
- a CDS encoding PRC-barrel domain-containing protein, encoding MNALLLAGELTQRPVVTLGGEAVAQIKDTVFDRAAGVVAGFTLSGRGLFSGPKRRSLPWSGVHALGRDAVMIRDEDVFESRGDVVARAEARGGDVLGARVLTDDGTDLGEVVDVVLETGAGVAKAVGYEIASTAALGRQERRVYLSLPDTLAVSGESLVVPAVAAEFVAEDLPGFAETVRAFRERLRKGAP
- a CDS encoding DNA-formamidopyrimidine glycosylase family protein, translating into MPELPEVEALRGFLVERLAGRTVDRVLPVAVSVLKTYDPPPAALHGRTFSGAGRHGKFLDLAWSGDGGALHLVVHLARAGWLRWQDGLPAAPPRPGRGPLALRLALADDPATGAGGDGFDLTEAGTRKGLAVHLVRDPQEVPGVARLGPDPLGDGFTREAFGALLCGERRQAKGLLRDQSTIAGIGNAYSDEILHVARMSPFRLAADLTEEETDRLYDAVVGTLRDAVERSRGLAAGDLKAEKKTGMRVHGRTGLPCPVCGDTVREVAFSDSSLQYCSTCQTGGRPLADRRMSRLLK
- a CDS encoding OsmC family protein, which translates into the protein MATTRTAHTVWNGALQDGEGTVTFDSSGIGSQPVSWPSRAEEPNGRTSPEELIAAAHSSCFSMALSAGLGKAGTPPTRLTTQAEVTLQPGTGITGVHLTVEGEVPGIDESAFVSAAEDAKKNCPVSQALTGTEITLSAKLA
- a CDS encoding pyruvate dehydrogenase, encoding MAAATVADQLIQVLIQSGARRVYGIVGDSLNPLVDAIRRSDGALEWVHVRNEEAGAFAAAAEAQVTGRLAVCAGSCGPGNTHLVQGLYDARRSAAPVLAVASHIPAVQIGTGFFQETHPEQLFGEAADWCELLSQPEQMPRLARIAAQHALGGSTVSVLVLPGDVAAKPAPLPTGQSAPTPACGTVVPAPHAVEELAEVLNASRKVALFCGAGVRGAHGQVMRLAETLHAPVGHTLRGKEWVQYDNPYDVGMIGLLGYGACHDAVHEADLLVMLGTDFPYDAFLPQANTVQIDHDARRLGRRTPLRLAVHGDVAATLEAVLPLLRPSADGRFLGSMLRRHERALTTAVDAYTRNVDHHVPIHPEYAASVLDRLAADDAVFTVDTGMNNVWAARYLTPNGRRRVLGSFSHGSMANALPHAVGAACADPARQVVALCGDGGLAMLLGELLTVRQYDLPVKIVVFNNASLGMVRLEMMVDGFPAYGTDSPAVDHGALAETAGIPAWRVEQPTGVADALREAFATPGPALVELVTDPNALSVPSHVSLQQVRGFALAAGRTVLEGGVGDMLNLARANLRNIPRP